A section of the Lineus longissimus chromosome 1, tnLinLong1.2, whole genome shotgun sequence genome encodes:
- the LOC135489467 gene encoding uncharacterized protein LOC135489467 has product MERTMVLVFPILVVSCLLFSVTRTHAQPPSIANVVAFWIFSEPAGEDRVDASPNHYRLREDGGPIGLVEDGIFTAYSAYLTPGKRFVLPRRETTFLNFRGKSDNKFTIVSWIKRMPYCGTPNYTNPFPCCEFIAGIFNESSNHRQYGMFLNLHSFNSSDQVCGLVSDNGGDTPGYKGCVSGSFGRTKVPYNKWQCVAVSYNNNYVKSYLNGHLDRRGTLNPNYYPNGIFDPSSGGADFTVGGNDAFGEKHNYFHGLIGGLQIFNATLTEEQMSYVCGELPN; this is encoded by the exons ATGGAGCGAACGATGGTGTTGGTATTTCCAATTCTGGTGGTGTCCTGTCTCTTATTTTCCGTCACTAGAACCCACGCACAACCG CCGAGCATAGCGAATGTTGTGGCGTTTTGGATCTTCAGCGAGCCTGCTGGCGAAGACCGGGTTGACGCGTCGCCAAATCACTACCGTCTTCGGGAGGATGGAGGACCGATAGGGCTAGTTGAAGATGGCATATTTACGGCTTACTCCGCCTATCTTACTCCAG GAAAACGTTTCGTGTTGCCAAGGAGAGAAACCACATTTCTGAATTTTCGCGGGAAGTCGGACAACAAGTTCACCATCGTGTCATGGATCAAAAGAATGCCTTATTGTGGCACACCCAACTACACGAATCCTTTTCCTTGTTGTGAATTCATTGCTGGTATATTCAATGAGAGCTCAAACCACAGGCAATACGGGATGTTCCTCAATCTGCACAGCTTCAACTCATCCGACCAAGTGTGTGGGTTGGTCTCGGACAACGGCGGCGACACTCCCGGATACAAGGGTTGCGTGTCGGGTTCTTTCGGGCGGACCAAGGTGCCCTACAACAAATGGCAGTGTGTTGCTGTCAGCTATAACAACAACTAC GTAAAATCCTACTTGAACGGGCACTTAGACAGAAGGGGGACACTCAACCCAAACTATTATCCCAATGGTATCTTTGACCCAAGCTCTGGTGGGGCGGACTTTACTGTGGGCGGGAATGACGCCTTTGGAGAAAAGCACAACTACTTCCACGGTTTGATTGGAGGACTTCAAATATTCAACGCGACATTAACAGAGGAGCAGATGTCATATGTGTGTGGGGAACTACCAAATTAG
- the LOC135492670 gene encoding exosome complex component RRP46-like isoform X1, with protein sequence MQIKMETEDQEKKQVLRAFSTELGLLSRCDGSATFTTGDTSVLAAVYGPAEVRVSKELIDKATVEVVYKPKVGMPGCSEKSQEKLIRNTCEAAILAALHPRSSISVVLQEVQNSGSLLACCINSSCLSLLDAAIPMKFYFSAVTCVIDSDDEVHLDPTKDQEEEAKAIVTFAFDNKDLNIITATSKGCFTQEQFQRCTALCREASKSVFEFVKESMNQKLSKLLQE encoded by the exons AT GCAAATAAAAATGGAAACTGAAGATCAAGAGAAGAAGCAAGTCCTGCGAGCATTCTCAACAGAATTAGGACTGCTTTCGAGGTGCGATGGCTCAGCAACGTTCACCACTGGAGATACATCTGTCCTTGCAGCTGTCTATGGCCCGGCAGAAGTACGGGTCAGTAAGGAATTGATCGATAAGGCTACCGTTGAAGTTGTGTACAAGCCAAAAGTTGGGATGCCAGGTTGTTCTGAGAAAAGCCAGGAGAAACTGATTAGGAACACTTGCGAGGCTGCCATACTTGCAGCTCTTCACCCAAGATCTAGCATCTCGGTCGTCCTGCAAGAAGTACAAAACTCTGGGTCACTACTTGCTTGTTGTATCAATTCTTCATGTTTGTCTCTTCTCGATGCTGCCATCCCCATGAAGTTCTACTTCAGTGCTGTGACTTGTGTGATTGACTCTGATGACGAGGTGCATTTAGATCCTACAAAGGATCAAGAGGAGGAAGCTAAGGCCATTGTAACATTCGCTTTTGATAACAAAGACTTGAATATTATCACAGCCACATCTAAAGGGTGCTTCACACAAGAACAGTTTCAGCGTTGTACGGCGTTGTGCAGAGAAGCCAGTAAATCCGTGTTTGAGTTTGTCAAGGAATCTATGAATCAAAAACTCTCAAAATTATTACAGGAATAA
- the LOC135492670 gene encoding exosome complex component RRP46-like isoform X2 — protein METEDQEKKQVLRAFSTELGLLSRCDGSATFTTGDTSVLAAVYGPAEVRVSKELIDKATVEVVYKPKVGMPGCSEKSQEKLIRNTCEAAILAALHPRSSISVVLQEVQNSGSLLACCINSSCLSLLDAAIPMKFYFSAVTCVIDSDDEVHLDPTKDQEEEAKAIVTFAFDNKDLNIITATSKGCFTQEQFQRCTALCREASKSVFEFVKESMNQKLSKLLQE, from the coding sequence ATGGAAACTGAAGATCAAGAGAAGAAGCAAGTCCTGCGAGCATTCTCAACAGAATTAGGACTGCTTTCGAGGTGCGATGGCTCAGCAACGTTCACCACTGGAGATACATCTGTCCTTGCAGCTGTCTATGGCCCGGCAGAAGTACGGGTCAGTAAGGAATTGATCGATAAGGCTACCGTTGAAGTTGTGTACAAGCCAAAAGTTGGGATGCCAGGTTGTTCTGAGAAAAGCCAGGAGAAACTGATTAGGAACACTTGCGAGGCTGCCATACTTGCAGCTCTTCACCCAAGATCTAGCATCTCGGTCGTCCTGCAAGAAGTACAAAACTCTGGGTCACTACTTGCTTGTTGTATCAATTCTTCATGTTTGTCTCTTCTCGATGCTGCCATCCCCATGAAGTTCTACTTCAGTGCTGTGACTTGTGTGATTGACTCTGATGACGAGGTGCATTTAGATCCTACAAAGGATCAAGAGGAGGAAGCTAAGGCCATTGTAACATTCGCTTTTGATAACAAAGACTTGAATATTATCACAGCCACATCTAAAGGGTGCTTCACACAAGAACAGTTTCAGCGTTGTACGGCGTTGTGCAGAGAAGCCAGTAAATCCGTGTTTGAGTTTGTCAAGGAATCTATGAATCAAAAACTCTCAAAATTATTACAGGAATAA